Within the Thalassotalea ponticola genome, the region CGGTGCAACCATAACCCCAAGAGCGGTTGTACAAGCGGTTAAAAATGCTCAAATTTATTTTGCCAAGCACAAACAAGAACTTATTTCAGTGCAAGCCTCTTGCCATGGAGACAACGATGACACAGCGTAGCGAATACAAAGAGTTAGCTTGGCAGGGTCTGTGGAAGAACAACCCTGGTCTTGTACAGTTACTTGGTCTGTGCCCGTTATTGGCAGTAACGGCGACGGTAACCAACGCATTGGGTCTAGGGTTAGCCACCTTGCTGGTATTGGTCTGTTCAAATGCCACAGTATCATTAATTCGCGATTACGTCCCCAAAGAGGTACGCATCCCAATTTTTGTGTTAATCATCGCCACGTTTGTAACCTGCGTAGAGTTACTGATGAACGCTTTCGCTTTTGGCTTGTATCAAAGCTTGGGTATTTTCTTACCCTTGATTGTCACCAACTGTGCGATCATCGGGCGCGCCGAAGCTTATGCCTCAAAAAACCCGTTAAAACAAGCGTGCTTTGACGGTTTGATGATGGGGTTGGGCTTTGCCGCAGTACTCGTGGTGCTTGGCGCAATTAGAGAAATTTTAGGTCAAGGTACCTTATTTGACGGTGCCGACCTCCTGCTTGGCGACTGGGCAAGCGCGTTGCGCATTGAGATAT harbors:
- a CDS encoding electron transport complex subunit E, which encodes MTQRSEYKELAWQGLWKNNPGLVQLLGLCPLLAVTATVTNALGLGLATLLVLVCSNATVSLIRDYVPKEVRIPIFVLIIATFVTCVELLMNAFAFGLYQSLGIFLPLIVTNCAIIGRAEAYASKNPLKQACFDGLMMGLGFAAVLVVLGAIREILGQGTLFDGADLLLGDWASALRIEIFSFDSKFLLAILPPGAFITMGFLIALKNAIDSRIKAKQPIEKPSNIERVRVNFDG